One part of the Marispirochaeta sp. genome encodes these proteins:
- a CDS encoding ABC-2 transporter permease has translation MQAVFKRELKAYFNSPIGYIFLSIFLLLTGIFFTTGNLISANSRYLGFLGSILFILVFVVPLLTMRLLSDEKQKKTDQLLITSPLRISDIVLGKFLAAFVFFCLGLAVTIVYALIIAIHGELDLWETVGAYIGFILLGGTFISVGLYISGLTENQVTAAITSFAALLAMWLVNILQKAVPSDAASGIIFSGLIVASTAVWLFVSTRNRIIPLAAAILGGGIVFLLNLLNRETFVGLIGRILSWFSLIDRYRRFSTGILSFQDTVYYLTFTAFFLYLTVRTIEKRRWS, from the coding sequence ATGCAGGCGGTGTTTAAGCGTGAACTAAAGGCCTATTTTAACAGTCCTATCGGATATATTTTCCTGAGTATTTTTCTCCTGCTTACCGGAATCTTCTTTACTACAGGAAATTTGATCAGCGCCAATTCCCGCTATCTGGGTTTTCTCGGCAGCATTCTTTTTATACTCGTCTTTGTTGTTCCTCTCCTGACAATGCGCCTGTTAAGTGATGAAAAGCAGAAAAAAACCGATCAGCTGCTTATAACCAGCCCCTTAAGAATCAGTGACATTGTGCTGGGAAAGTTCCTGGCTGCTTTTGTCTTTTTTTGCCTTGGTCTTGCTGTCACCATTGTATACGCCCTGATAATTGCCATCCACGGTGAACTCGATCTATGGGAGACTGTCGGGGCCTATATAGGTTTTATTCTGTTGGGAGGAACCTTTATTTCTGTGGGACTGTATATTTCCGGTCTTACAGAGAATCAGGTTACCGCGGCAATTACCAGCTTCGCCGCCCTCCTGGCAATGTGGCTTGTCAATATTCTTCAAAAAGCTGTGCCATCGGATGCGGCCTCGGGAATAATCTTCAGCGGCCTGATTGTAGCATCAACGGCCGTTTGGCTCTTTGTTTCTACCCGCAACAGGATTATTCCCCTGGCCGCAGCGATCCTCGGTGGAGGTATTGTTTTTCTGCTCAATCTTTTAAACAGGGAGACTTTTGTCGGTCTGATTGGAAGAATTCTAAGCTGGTTTTCTCTAATAGACCGGTACCGCAGGTTTTCCACCGGTATTTTATCATTTCAGGACACAGTCTATTATCTGACATTTACAGCATTCTTCCTGTATTTAACTGTTCGGACAATAGAAAAACGGCGTTGGAGCTGA
- a CDS encoding DUF4340 domain-containing protein, which translates to MSRSRRLLFALLVLMLLLGGYLYLTISQDEEPPPAVSERFDLVSVALEDLEAIEALREDGDRLVIQRQNGSWTMPVPWQDELDQSRLQLVARISSLLFADRRLDAESAALEDFGLKPPRAVVRFSIRNDRDVVLEIGSEAPSKTKRYIRIRGEKFLYTIDVSQTAQFFWEVEDFRKSTVATIIPEDLQYLRIRKKDEVIELVPVDSLPREPVQSVFTSLAMVLPYGPRGIDAHELEMLMEKLPSALTIQEFVEDDPVELAPYGLDFPDFSVHLRDNTKELSFTVGDRDSAGNYYARFKGETRVVSLAASDLSILEADSFLLMQKFPLIIGIDRISGFTVDHKDRSFTARIERVFADGKDEEEEHYFLEENEVKEKPFKALYQNLIGITGDAPNRGEAAEADPELSITYKLIQGPVPEVSVSFVPVDRDFYAAYTDDGESLFLVSARQIKTALTSLYSLVEE; encoded by the coding sequence GTGAGCCGTTCAAGGCGCCTTCTCTTTGCCCTGTTAGTGCTCATGCTTCTTCTGGGGGGCTACCTTTATCTCACGATTTCTCAGGATGAAGAGCCCCCCCCAGCTGTATCCGAGAGATTCGATCTTGTCTCTGTTGCGTTGGAAGACCTTGAAGCTATTGAAGCCCTTCGTGAAGATGGCGACAGGCTTGTAATTCAGCGGCAGAACGGAAGCTGGACCATGCCGGTCCCGTGGCAGGATGAGCTGGACCAGTCCCGTCTGCAACTGGTTGCCCGTATCAGCTCCTTGCTCTTTGCAGACCGGCGTCTTGATGCGGAATCCGCTGCACTGGAAGACTTCGGTCTTAAACCTCCCAGGGCAGTAGTACGCTTCTCCATTCGGAATGATCGCGATGTCGTGCTGGAAATCGGTTCAGAAGCTCCGTCAAAAACCAAAAGATATATCAGAATTCGCGGCGAGAAATTCCTTTATACCATCGACGTTAGTCAAACGGCTCAGTTTTTTTGGGAAGTTGAAGACTTCAGAAAAAGTACGGTAGCGACAATTATCCCTGAGGATCTGCAGTACCTTCGCATTCGCAAAAAAGACGAGGTCATCGAACTTGTTCCCGTTGATTCACTTCCCCGGGAGCCTGTGCAATCCGTATTTACCAGTCTGGCTATGGTACTTCCATACGGCCCGAGGGGAATCGATGCTCATGAACTTGAGATGCTTATGGAAAAGCTGCCTTCGGCGCTGACAATTCAGGAATTTGTAGAGGATGATCCGGTAGAACTTGCCCCTTACGGTCTTGATTTCCCGGACTTCAGTGTTCATCTCCGGGACAACACTAAGGAACTTTCCTTTACTGTCGGGGACCGGGATTCCGCGGGAAACTATTATGCCCGCTTTAAAGGCGAGACCCGGGTTGTAAGCCTGGCTGCATCGGATCTGTCCATTTTGGAAGCGGACAGCTTCCTGTTGATGCAGAAATTTCCCCTGATCATCGGGATAGACCGGATCAGCGGCTTTACTGTTGATCATAAGGATCGCAGTTTTACCGCACGAATAGAGCGGGTCTTCGCTGACGGCAAAGACGAGGAAGAGGAGCATTATTTTCTGGAAGAAAACGAGGTAAAAGAAAAACCTTTTAAGGCCCTGTATCAGAACCTTATCGGGATAACCGGAGATGCACCCAACAGGGGTGAAGCTGCTGAGGCTGATCCTGAGCTAAGCATTACATATAAGCTGATTCAGGGGCCTGTTCCCGAAGTATCCGTCTCGTTTGTCCCGGTGGACCGGGATTTTTATGCTGCGTATACGGATGACGGCGAGAGTCTTTTTCTGGTTTCCGCGCGGCAGATCAAGACAGCCCTCACGTCCCTCTACAGCCTGGTAGAGGAGTAA
- a CDS encoding V-type ATP synthase subunit D, with protein MAAVKLTKNELKKQKDSLKRFQRYLPTLQLKKQQLQLVIRQVEAEEQELRRKQQALRDQLQHWIAVFGDEIDLAAYVQVDRVETETGNIAGVDVPVFKELSFKDIEWNLLETPLWIDKGITALKELITFDAEVAVLQRRRKLLHDELRTTSQRVNLFEKVKIPESKENIRRIQIYLGDQQTAAVVRGKMAKAKVVGAS; from the coding sequence ATGGCCGCCGTCAAACTGACGAAGAACGAGCTTAAAAAACAGAAAGACTCCTTAAAGCGTTTCCAGCGCTATCTGCCGACTCTGCAGCTCAAGAAACAGCAGCTGCAGCTGGTGATTCGCCAGGTGGAAGCGGAAGAACAGGAACTGAGAAGAAAACAGCAGGCCCTGAGGGATCAGCTCCAGCACTGGATTGCCGTCTTTGGTGACGAGATTGATCTGGCAGCGTATGTACAGGTCGACCGTGTTGAAACTGAAACCGGAAATATAGCCGGTGTGGATGTGCCGGTCTTCAAAGAGCTTTCCTTTAAGGATATAGAGTGGAACCTCCTGGAAACGCCTCTCTGGATAGACAAGGGAATCACTGCCCTTAAGGAGCTGATAACCTTTGACGCGGAGGTCGCCGTCCTGCAGCGCCGCAGAAAGCTCCTGCATGATGAACTCAGAACTACATCCCAGAGAGTCAATCTGTTCGAGAAGGTTAAGATTCCCGAATCAAAGGAGAATATCCGGCGTATTCAAATCTATCTGGGCGATCAGCAGACCGCGGCGGTAGTACGCGGAAAAATGGCAAAGGCCAAGGTAGTGGGAGCATCGTGA
- the ispG gene encoding flavodoxin-dependent (E)-4-hydroxy-3-methylbut-2-enyl-diphosphate synthase, with protein MNTVYSRENTRKICIGNSEMGGDSPVSIQTMWKRAIPADKEVLLKELRRFAVLGCNVIRFAVPDEENARLLAKIAPLSPIPVVADIHFDYRLALLVLDGVHKVRINPGNIGADWKVKEVLSKAADMGIPIRVGINGGSLPRKLRELPQLEGMIAAAENEIDLLEAQGFRNAVFSLKSSSAENTIHVNRRFASLWDYPLHLGVTEAGPMIPGIVKNTRALLQLLGEGIGSTIRVSLSAPEEDEVVTGREILREAGLRAGGVDIVSCPRCGRSEFPVHELVAQIQEELYAVKKPLTVAVMGCVVNGPEEARHADIGITGSGNEAIIFCHGELKRKIPMDQALEALREEIREAVEE; from the coding sequence ATGAATACCGTATACTCCAGAGAAAATACGCGAAAAATATGCATAGGTAATAGCGAAATGGGAGGAGATTCTCCCGTCAGCATTCAAACCATGTGGAAACGGGCAATTCCGGCGGATAAGGAAGTCCTTTTAAAGGAGCTGCGACGCTTTGCGGTTCTGGGCTGCAATGTTATCCGTTTTGCAGTGCCGGACGAAGAAAACGCCCGGCTTCTGGCTAAAATTGCTCCCCTGTCTCCGATTCCGGTTGTAGCGGACATCCATTTTGATTACCGTCTTGCTTTACTGGTTCTGGATGGGGTTCATAAGGTCAGAATAAACCCAGGTAATATCGGCGCCGACTGGAAGGTGAAAGAGGTTCTTTCCAAAGCAGCCGATATGGGTATCCCCATTCGGGTCGGTATAAACGGCGGGTCCCTCCCGCGTAAACTGCGGGAACTTCCCCAATTAGAGGGAATGATCGCCGCGGCGGAGAACGAGATTGATCTCCTTGAAGCCCAGGGGTTTCGTAATGCTGTATTCTCCTTAAAATCCTCTTCCGCCGAGAATACCATCCATGTTAATCGACGATTTGCCTCTCTATGGGATTATCCTCTTCATTTGGGTGTAACAGAAGCTGGACCCATGATTCCCGGTATCGTAAAGAATACCCGCGCCTTATTGCAGCTGCTTGGCGAGGGGATCGGCTCGACAATACGGGTTTCGCTCTCGGCTCCTGAAGAAGATGAGGTGGTTACCGGCAGAGAGATCCTGCGGGAGGCCGGACTGCGGGCCGGCGGGGTGGATATTGTGTCCTGCCCTCGCTGCGGCCGTTCGGAATTCCCGGTACATGAACTGGTTGCCCAGATCCAGGAGGAGCTCTACGCTGTCAAAAAGCCCTTGACCGTGGCTGTTATGGGATGCGTCGTTAACGGGCCGGAGGAAGCCCGGCATGCTGATATTGGAATAACCGGCAGTGGAAACGAGGCGATTATCTTTTGTCATGGAGAGTTAAAGAGGAAAATTCCCATGGACCAGGCTCTGGAAGCCCTGCGTGAAGAGATCCGGGAGGCCGTTGAAGAATGA
- a CDS encoding ATP-binding cassette domain-containing protein → MIRAENLTKRYGKHLALDNISFRIARGEVLGFLGPNGAGKSTAMNIITGYLSASDGDVWVNDLNVLEYPKEIKQCIGYLPEKPPLYPDMTVREYLTFVGEIKGVKKKVFAADYEKILDLVKIYDVRHRLIGNLSKGYQQRVGLAQALIGNPPLLILDEPTVGLDPKQIIEIRNLIKSLGNEHTIILSSHILPEVSAVCGRVLIINEGKIVASDSPKNLSRRLMGSGKTMVRLAGDEKTAVSVFEKLDGLSSCIVTGSNEEGTCDFLMESDQEHDIREKVFFACAENGLPILMMRPVDMSLEDIFLHLTTDEKLREVD, encoded by the coding sequence TTGATTCGAGCAGAGAATCTTACCAAACGCTACGGGAAGCATCTGGCCCTTGATAATATAAGCTTCCGCATCGCGCGGGGAGAGGTCCTTGGCTTTCTTGGTCCCAACGGCGCAGGAAAATCGACAGCAATGAACATCATTACCGGGTATTTATCCGCCAGTGACGGCGATGTCTGGGTAAATGATCTTAATGTGCTGGAATACCCAAAAGAAATAAAACAGTGTATAGGCTATCTTCCGGAAAAGCCTCCCTTGTACCCGGATATGACCGTCCGGGAATACCTGACTTTCGTTGGTGAAATTAAAGGGGTAAAGAAAAAAGTCTTTGCGGCAGATTACGAGAAAATACTGGACCTTGTAAAAATTTATGATGTCCGTCACCGTTTAATAGGCAATCTGTCCAAGGGGTACCAGCAGCGGGTCGGACTTGCCCAGGCGCTGATAGGAAATCCGCCCCTTTTAATCCTGGATGAGCCGACGGTTGGTCTGGACCCCAAGCAGATTATCGAGATTCGAAACCTGATAAAGTCCCTCGGAAATGAACACACCATTATTCTCAGCTCTCATATTCTACCTGAGGTAAGCGCAGTCTGCGGGCGTGTATTGATTATTAATGAGGGAAAAATTGTCGCGTCTGATTCTCCGAAGAATTTGAGCAGGCGATTAATGGGAAGCGGAAAAACAATGGTTCGTCTAGCAGGGGATGAAAAAACAGCCGTCTCTGTGTTTGAAAAACTGGACGGACTCAGCAGCTGCATTGTGACAGGAAGCAACGAAGAAGGTACCTGTGACTTTCTTATGGAATCAGACCAGGAGCATGATATTCGTGAAAAGGTGTTCTTCGCGTGTGCAGAAAACGGACTGCCTATCCTGATGATGCGGCCTGTAGATATGAGCCTGGAAGATATATTTCTGCATCTTACCACCGACGAAAAGCTCAGGGAGGTCGACTAA
- a CDS encoding V-type ATP synthase subunit K (produces ATP from ADP in the presence of a proton gradient across the membrane; the K subunit is a nonenzymatic component which binds the dimeric form by interacting with the G and E subunits), whose amino-acid sequence MNFGLLGFSAAIAFAAMGSAIGAGAAGMAAVGAWKKCFAQNRPAPFMLVAFVGAPLTQIIYGMILMNSIMAVAEPTMAHLGIGLFGGIAMGFSAAFQGKAGAAASDALAETGKGFVNYMMVLGLVETVALFVMVFLLGTI is encoded by the coding sequence ATGAATTTTGGTTTGCTTGGCTTTTCCGCCGCAATAGCCTTCGCGGCCATGGGTTCCGCGATTGGAGCGGGAGCTGCCGGTATGGCAGCTGTCGGAGCCTGGAAGAAGTGTTTCGCCCAGAACCGGCCCGCTCCCTTTATGCTGGTAGCCTTTGTCGGCGCACCCTTGACTCAGATCATCTACGGTATGATCCTGATGAACTCAATCATGGCCGTTGCAGAACCGACTATGGCCCACCTGGGAATAGGCCTGTTCGGCGGTATCGCTATGGGTTTTTCCGCTGCTTTCCAGGGAAAAGCCGGAGCTGCTGCCTCTGATGCCCTGGCAGAGACTGGCAAGGGCTTTGTTAACTACATGATGGTTCTCGGTCTGGTAGAGACTGTTGCCCTCTTTGTAATGGTCTTTCTGCTCGGCACTATCTAA
- a CDS encoding V-type ATP synthase subunit B, translating to MRKVYSKIEAISGNVITVSATDIKYGDLAVISSAHGESLAEVIRMKGEKVSLQVFSGGRGISTGDEVRFLGHSMKVSFTDNLLGRIFDGSGRPRDNGPTLEENMIEIGGPSVNPAKRIIPRNMVRTGIPMIDVFNSLVESQKLPIFSVSGEPYNPLLARIALQAEVDIIILGGIGLKFDDYLYFKETLEEGGAMSRTIFFVHTAADPIVEAQLVPDISLAVAEGFALKGKKVLVLLTDMTNYADAMKEIAITMEQVPSNRGYPGDLYSQLASRYEKAVDFEGAGSITILGVTTMPGDDVTHPVPDNTGYITEGQYYLKNGRIEPFGSLSRLKQQVNSSTRDDHRSLMDGMIKLYAAFKESMEKKSMGFRMSDWDQKLLKYGDMFEEKMMDLTVNIALEEALDLGWKILADCFEPEETGLRSSLIEKFWPKETAAAK from the coding sequence ATGCGCAAGGTATACAGCAAAATTGAAGCAATCTCCGGAAATGTTATTACCGTCTCGGCGACGGATATTAAATACGGCGACCTGGCGGTGATCTCATCCGCTCATGGAGAGTCCCTGGCGGAGGTAATCCGTATGAAGGGAGAAAAGGTCTCCCTGCAGGTCTTCTCCGGCGGCCGGGGTATTTCCACCGGCGACGAGGTACGGTTTCTCGGTCATTCAATGAAGGTCTCCTTTACCGATAACCTTTTGGGCCGTATCTTCGACGGTTCGGGACGTCCCAGGGACAACGGACCCACTCTCGAGGAGAACATGATCGAGATCGGCGGTCCGTCGGTCAATCCTGCCAAGAGGATCATACCCCGGAACATGGTACGGACGGGTATTCCCATGATCGATGTCTTCAACTCCCTGGTGGAGTCCCAGAAGCTGCCGATCTTCTCCGTATCCGGTGAGCCCTACAACCCTCTGCTGGCCCGAATAGCGCTGCAGGCGGAGGTTGATATTATTATCCTTGGCGGTATCGGTCTAAAGTTCGACGATTACCTCTACTTCAAGGAGACCCTGGAAGAGGGCGGAGCCATGAGCCGCACCATTTTCTTTGTGCACACCGCGGCTGACCCCATTGTTGAGGCCCAGCTGGTTCCGGACATAAGTCTGGCGGTGGCCGAGGGTTTTGCCCTGAAAGGCAAGAAGGTCCTGGTTCTTCTGACGGATATGACCAACTATGCCGACGCCATGAAAGAGATCGCTATTACCATGGAACAGGTTCCGTCGAACCGGGGATATCCGGGAGACCTCTACTCGCAGCTGGCGTCCCGCTACGAAAAGGCCGTCGACTTCGAGGGCGCGGGTTCCATTACCATTCTGGGTGTAACCACCATGCCCGGCGACGATGTAACCCATCCGGTTCCGGACAATACCGGGTATATTACCGAGGGACAGTATTACCTGAAGAACGGACGTATTGAACCCTTTGGAAGTCTCTCGCGCCTCAAGCAGCAGGTAAACAGCTCCACCAGGGACGACCACCGCTCTCTTATGGACGGTATGATCAAGCTCTATGCGGCCTTCAAGGAGTCAATGGAAAAGAAATCCATGGGATTCCGGATGTCCGACTGGGACCAGAAGCTGCTGAAGTACGGTGATATGTTCGAAGAAAAGATGATGGACCTCACGGTCAATATTGCCCTGGAAGAGGCCCTGGATCTGGGATGGAAGATCCTTGCAGACTGTTTTGAACCGGAGGAGACTGGCTTGAGGTCCTCACTGATCGAGAAGTTCTGGCCCAAAGAGACCGCAGCTGCGAAATAG
- a CDS encoding tetratricopeptide repeat protein gives MSTRSVFLVFCLLLLSSFSWAQEDQPDWLILESGKIAFERGEYGEAMRIFRSVLEQDRVYPEAHYWIGRIFEEEGEYSLAEAQYKRALDFRRQLYVMGYEISIRERLARLYKERGNYAEFERALTGILDMDDAYSGRETEAMKAAMVRVLTDQGLEKVVELYRLDRAEYFLAHAELGLFYYRTGRYMDAVRHLLSGGLTVISRTIQHMEVSRPFLEYTNLTDLFRNAMTGEESAVYLEQSRIDALLYYLGAALYASGEPGSFRQVMELVRDAFPGSDWRSRAIAQLADPSIEPVITSREFFYFF, from the coding sequence ATGAGTACACGCAGCGTGTTCCTGGTTTTTTGTCTCCTTTTGCTGAGCTCGTTCTCCTGGGCCCAGGAAGATCAGCCGGACTGGCTGATCCTTGAAAGCGGTAAGATCGCCTTTGAAAGGGGCGAGTACGGAGAGGCAATGAGAATTTTCCGTTCCGTACTGGAGCAGGACAGGGTGTATCCCGAAGCCCATTACTGGATCGGACGGATATTTGAGGAGGAAGGTGAATACTCCCTGGCGGAAGCACAGTACAAGCGCGCACTGGATTTTCGTCGTCAGCTTTATGTAATGGGATACGAGATTAGTATACGGGAACGGCTTGCGCGATTGTACAAGGAGAGGGGAAATTACGCAGAGTTTGAACGGGCTCTTACCGGGATTCTCGATATGGATGATGCCTACTCCGGCCGGGAGACAGAAGCCATGAAAGCCGCCATGGTCCGGGTTCTGACCGATCAGGGACTTGAGAAGGTCGTGGAATTATATCGTCTGGACAGGGCAGAGTACTTTCTGGCACATGCCGAGTTAGGGCTCTTCTACTACCGTACCGGACGATATATGGATGCTGTTCGGCATCTGTTGAGCGGTGGACTGACGGTCATATCCAGAACTATTCAGCACATGGAGGTCAGCCGGCCGTTTCTCGAATATACAAACCTTACGGACCTGTTCAGGAATGCCATGACCGGTGAAGAGAGTGCCGTTTATTTGGAACAAAGCAGGATTGACGCCCTCCTGTATTATCTTGGGGCGGCCCTCTACGCCAGCGGTGAACCAGGTTCCTTCCGGCAGGTCATGGAGCTCGTACGCGATGCCTTTCCTGGCAGCGACTGGCGTTCCCGGGCCATCGCCCAGCTTGCGGATCCTTCCATCGAGCCGGTTATAACCAGCAGGGAATTCTTCTACTTCTTCTAA
- a CDS encoding GldG family protein: MMQILRTLLKDKKIRYGGYAAIITLCVLGGLVFANLLIQQFPLEIDLTKNKLFSLSGQTKKVLSGLQEPVNIYALYPAGKEELSIIEVLQKYEQIGKKVSLEIIDPDLNPGLVARFTSDEEKAENGSIIVEGSSRFRIIPYMELYNIRYTPQGQPQVTGMQIEPRVTQAIKYVSSGYNPKIYQLTGHGEYSLEEYGILSILESESYEADNLNLLISEEVPEDASILLVASPKHQISDEELKKIYGYVDNGGRMIVMVDFIGEPSPAGASILQSYGLQIGEGFLMEKEAKRYVNSPLFIVPELQDHEITKPLQENDLNVVTPNAVSLIKTERRPRSLELTPILLTSDQAWSRTDMENSSLLRQPGDLPGPHTIAWAIERQKYNEGDPPAFRVTAMGNSIFLGPIPPYGQIKGNIDFFLNTLSWVNEGEESVTIRSKSFYRSPLQLTAFQLYLYAGIIIILIPGLLLVTGLIVWIRRRNL, from the coding sequence ATGATGCAAATCTTACGAACCCTGCTGAAGGATAAAAAGATCCGTTACGGCGGTTATGCGGCAATTATTACTCTCTGTGTTCTTGGCGGACTGGTATTCGCCAATCTGTTAATTCAGCAATTTCCGCTTGAAATTGATTTAACCAAAAACAAGCTGTTCTCTCTTTCCGGGCAGACAAAAAAAGTACTTTCGGGACTCCAGGAACCGGTAAACATATATGCTCTGTACCCGGCAGGAAAAGAAGAGCTCAGTATTATTGAAGTACTGCAAAAATACGAGCAGATCGGTAAAAAGGTAAGTCTGGAGATAATCGATCCGGATTTGAATCCCGGATTAGTTGCACGATTTACCAGTGATGAGGAAAAAGCGGAAAACGGAAGTATTATTGTGGAGGGCAGCTCACGATTCAGGATCATACCGTACATGGAGCTGTATAATATCCGCTACACTCCTCAGGGGCAGCCTCAGGTCACGGGAATGCAGATTGAGCCCCGGGTTACCCAGGCAATAAAATATGTCTCTTCTGGCTATAATCCGAAGATTTATCAGCTTACCGGTCATGGAGAGTACAGTCTGGAAGAGTACGGCATTCTCTCGATCCTGGAATCGGAGAGCTACGAAGCAGACAATCTGAACCTGCTTATCTCTGAGGAAGTTCCCGAAGATGCTTCGATTCTTCTTGTGGCATCACCGAAGCACCAGATCAGCGATGAAGAACTGAAGAAAATTTACGGATATGTTGATAATGGCGGACGCATGATTGTAATGGTCGACTTTATCGGTGAACCATCGCCGGCAGGCGCTTCAATTCTGCAGAGCTATGGACTTCAAATAGGCGAGGGCTTCCTGATGGAAAAGGAAGCAAAACGTTACGTAAATTCTCCCCTGTTTATTGTGCCGGAACTGCAGGACCACGAAATAACAAAGCCGCTGCAGGAAAATGATCTTAATGTGGTTACACCCAACGCGGTTTCCTTGATAAAAACAGAACGAAGGCCCCGGTCTCTTGAGTTAACACCTATTCTTTTGACCAGCGACCAGGCATGGAGCAGAACAGATATGGAGAACAGCTCCCTGCTGCGTCAGCCCGGGGATCTGCCGGGACCCCATACAATTGCCTGGGCAATTGAACGGCAGAAATACAATGAAGGCGATCCTCCCGCATTTCGTGTGACAGCCATGGGAAACTCCATTTTCCTGGGTCCTATTCCTCCCTACGGACAAATAAAGGGGAATATCGATTTTTTTCTTAACACTTTGTCCTGGGTTAATGAGGGTGAAGAGAGTGTTACCATACGGTCAAAAAGCTTCTACCGCAGTCCCCTGCAATTAACGGCCTTTCAGCTGTATCTGTACGCGGGAATCATAATTATTCTTATTCCCGGCCTTCTGCTTGTAACAGGACTGATAGTCTGGATTCGACGGAGGAATCTGTGA